The genomic interval GTTCTCTTTCGCCGTCGAGCTGTTCGGCCGCTGGGGCGTGGGCGGCGCGGAGAGCGACAACGGGCTGGGCATCCTGCTGGTGAAGGACCTGCGCGAGATCCGCTTCGTCACGGGCGGCGGGGTCGAGGGCGTGCTGCCCGACGCTCTCTGCAAGCGCATCCAGCTCAGATACATGCTTCCTGCTTTCCGGGAGGGGAATTACGACGCGGGCATGGTCGCAGGCGTGGAGGCCGCGGCGCAACTGCTCGAAGGAGGCGATCCCGACCTGGGGGAGGAGGAAGGGCTTTCGCTCGGGGCGATTCTGCTGATCGTCGCCGGCTTCGTCTTTCTGCCGCTGGCCGCGGGACTGGCCGTCCACTACCTTTCGCGCCGTTGTCCCCGCTGCCGCAGGTTCGCGTTGCAGTGCGACTCGCAGCGGGTGCTCGGGACGACGCCCTCCTACCGCGAGGTGGAGTACACCTACGTCTGCCGTCATTGCGGCGCCGTGGTGACGCGGCGTTCCCGCCAGTCGCGCGGCAACGGCTTCGGCGGCGGTTCGGGCGGCGGCATGATTATCGGCGGAGGCGGCTTCGGCGGACTGGGCGGAGGCGGGAGCCTCGGCGGCGGTTTCGGCGGCGGATCGTTCGGGGGCGGCGGCGCCGGATCGAAGTGGTGACGGCCGTGCGGGGAGTTTTCGGAATCGGCAAATGTATAATAAGGTAAAAAGCAAGACAATATGAAAAAGTGGATTTGGATCGGCCTCGTCGCCGTCGTCGCGATTTTCTTTTACGCCACCTACAACGGCTTCGTCACGAAGGAGGAGGGGCTCAACAGCGCCTGGTCGAACGTGGAGACGCAGTACCAGCGCCGTTCCGACCTCATTCCCAATCTGGTCAATACGGTAAAGGGCTATGCCGCCCACGAGTCGGAGACGCTCGGCGCCGTGACCGATGCGCGAGCCCGCGCCGCCTCGATCAGCCTTTCGGCCGGCGAGCTGACACCCGCGAAGCTGGCCGAGTTCCAGGAGGCGCAGGCCGGGGTGCGTTCGGCTCTGGGGCGGCTTATCGCCGTGGCGGAGAGTTATCCCGACCTGAAGGCCAATCAGAATTTCCTGGAGCTGCAAGCCCAGATCGAAGGTACGGAGAACCGCATCGCCGTGGCGCGCAAGGAGTTCAACGATGCCGCGCGGCATTACAACGTCGCCGTGCGCCGCTTCCCGGCCAATCTGGTCGCCGGGCTGTTCGGCTTCGAGCAGAAGCCCTATTTCGAGTCGGCCGAAGGGACCGACGCGGCTCCCGAGGTGAAGTTCTGAGATGCCCGGCGAAAAGACCCGC from Alistipes dispar carries:
- a CDS encoding TPM domain-containing protein; the encoded protein is MKRSLLFCLLFLAAAVPAAAGTYRVEEIPHVQRADRRRYVSNPDGILSPEAVARIDAVCASLRERGLAQVAVVAVDDIAGGDTFSFAVELFGRWGVGGAESDNGLGILLVKDLREIRFVTGGGVEGVLPDALCKRIQLRYMLPAFREGNYDAGMVAGVEAAAQLLEGGDPDLGEEEGLSLGAILLIVAGFVFLPLAAGLAVHYLSRRCPRCRRFALQCDSQRVLGTTPSYREVEYTYVCRHCGAVVTRRSRQSRGNGFGGGSGGGMIIGGGGFGGLGGGGSLGGGFGGGSFGGGGAGSKW
- a CDS encoding LemA family protein, encoding MKKWIWIGLVAVVAIFFYATYNGFVTKEEGLNSAWSNVETQYQRRSDLIPNLVNTVKGYAAHESETLGAVTDARARAASISLSAGELTPAKLAEFQEAQAGVRSALGRLIAVAESYPDLKANQNFLELQAQIEGTENRIAVARKEFNDAARHYNVAVRRFPANLVAGLFGFEQKPYFESAEGTDAAPEVKF